The genomic interval ACTCGAAACAAATGCATATAAGTTCCACCGCACCGTCTTCCGGTAGTTAtccttgtttatataaataacaataacattaCAGGCCATTTGGTAACTCATTGGTCAGTTTCTagtattacaaaaatatatatatatatatacaaactgCCGTGATTCAATAACAGATTGATCAGCTGATCAGCTGTAGTGTTACAAGATTGTATGGGTTAGATCTAGGCTGAAATGATGAAGAGCAAACATGAAACTAGGTTTGGGGAGGGACaacaaaaaagaagatatgaatgacTTATTTAGGTTTTTTAGCTTCAGGAAAAGTATCAGCTCCACCTCGGCAACGTTTTAGGTATGTGTCCAGTGTTCCTTGCTTTGCAGGGCTGCTGCTGGTTTCACTTTTGGATACCTCCAACGTGTTTTCCTCACCGTCCAGAaactaataaatgaaaaataaggttGATGATTGATTCAGTGAGTACTTAAATTTGAAAGACCTAAATATGCATCAAATCTTTCTATATAAACATTCATATCAGAGATTCTCCCTGAATCATGGTGTGAAATGGAAAaggaaaaatggaaaatttttaCAGAAAAACCATACGGAGAATGAAGAGCATAGTAATGCACAGATTTTGTTGCAGACTATTTTATTTCTAGAAAAGAGAGGAATGACATATGATAATAGACCAAAAGAGAGGGTAAACCTGGCCCAAATTTTCCAGCTTGCTCTGAACAACATCCCTGTGTAGCAAAAGTTGTCAtaaacatttcaagagtttgAGATTACCTTCCAAACAGCAAACTAAAAGACTGAGGACTTACCAGATAATGTCGTCAACTGTATCATTAGCCAGAAGGTAGTATATATTCACTGATGAAacctgggaaaaaaaaaatgagcattGTCCAATTCCTAGCAACAATAGTCGAGAGCGAAATTGCATAAAATTGTCACCCTAAAATTCATAGTACTTTGCATCTGTTGATTATACAAAGTAGTTGACAATGCAACTGGTAGCttgataatattaaatattgaattgagatcttcacacacacacacacacaaatcagTTGAAAACGTCCTATATACAATAAATGTCTGTCATAAGGGGAAAAAACAAACCATTCACAAAACAGTTTAAAAGAAATTGATGTTAGTAAGATTGCTTATTGCAAACATGAAGCAACATACATGGTGACGTATTACCTGACCAATTCGATGAGCACGATCTTCTGCTTGAATGATGTCACCAGGAGTCCATGACAACTCAGCAAATATGACAGTAGTTGCTGCAGTCAGTGTTAATCCTACACCAGCTGCTTTAATAGAAAGCTGAAAAATGAGCAAAGGCACATAAATTGAACAGATCACTTGAGCAAAAACAGATATTCTTTCTAAAGATATGGAATTAAAATTGCAACAGTCCAACCAAAGACAAAGCAATTattggtattaaaaaaataaaaaaataaaaaatataaaaaaaaacatgaaaacatgtTTCACCACTGCTGCTCTGATGCTATCCTTCTCCTGGAAGTCAGTTACTAAAGCTTGCCTTAATGAAGATGGTGTCCTGCCATCAATTCTAATGCAGGCAACTTTCTTTTTCTGCAAATAATGGGCACTTGCAAATTAGAATCATCCTTATTGCAAGAGTAAGAAAAATCAGGCCATCTTACAATAAGGAATTGGTGTATTGAGTCAATCATGGGCTGATGATgagcaaatattaaaaacttgCAACCTGCCTACAAAATGAGGATAAAGAATATGGTCAATACATACCGAACAAGAAGCAAAATGGGTTACTATAACTATACATAAGCATGCTAAAATTACATATGTGGAAGAAACTTGAACTTCAGCTCCAGAATAGGTGAGCATACTGAAGCATTATTAAGTTTCAAATGGCGAGGGATGTTACAtataaaatgttatattacattGCCCTAACCACCATGTACTTTAATGAAATTTATCATTGGAATAATCGGAATGTACACCCTGGTTCCATCATTATGTTGACATAACTTCACAATATATGTACAAAGAAAAGGATTTATGGTTTATAAATCATTCCATACCAGAACAGAGGGCAGTTACCTCAATGACAGTACCCAAGTAATCATGAACAGCTGGAATTTTGGCATGTGCTGAGTCATTATATATCTGGATTTTAAGGAAAGGCAGTCAGTCATCTTCAATGCCAAGGATACACTAATGATTAAAGTGCAAAAAGAATTCTATAGAAACATAGAACTACTTGCATAAATAGAAAATTAACATGTAATTCATATGAACCGATCAAAAAACATGATCTAATCTGAACAAGATAAGAAAAACCCAAGAAATGCGAAATAAAGCCTCTTGACATAAATTGAATTTTCACCAGTTCATGAGGAACTCAAACACGTGAAAATTAAATTCCTCCCATGTAGGAAGCACAAAGGAGAATGCTGCTTTTAGCAAGTGTTTAGATGaggaataaaagaaatatgatcAATGATCAAGTAGTCTTATTCATGGCCTTCATACCAGAATAAACTAATACCAATGTGGAGTACAACAAGCTTATTCTGCAATAAGGCCCCTTTTACTTTGGTTTTGTAACCAAACATCTCTGGAACGATGAGGAATAGGAACATACATTTCTTTGGCCCTTAGTCCTACAATAAGGGAGCTTATTCCAACCCTTTTATTCCCTATGCATGCACACACTATGTATTTCTAGGATAGTCATGTGTGCCCCATTGTGCCCATAGGTCAACACCAATACAAGTCATCACTATCGCCTATGTATTTCTTAAAGCACCAATCCTTTTCTAGGTCCAACCAAAGAAGCTCCAAGATCAAGCCCAATAGCCCATTACTCACCTTTTGTTCCACACCCCCATAGTGCATAAGTGATATATGTGGCATAACCACATGCCATAACCAACACCCATGACACCTTGAGGCTCCCACATCTTGGCTTTCTACATGCatcaatgcctcaacaaattGCCCACCCAACACCTTATGTAATATTAGCATGCCTTGTGCACCGAGCCGAACAATTGACCATTCCTCACTCACGGCTTGTTCATGTGTCTTGCATTGCCACCACACCCTGCTTTGCATGATGACTTCATGTGGACCACTGACCAAAAAAGAACCCTTCGTAATCAATTTATGTTTTTCCCAAGGCATTGCTGTTTGCCATTTTGTTCCCACATTGATCGTTCATAAATGCACATCTGCCTCTATAAAACCAGCTCACATGGATCCTTGCACATATTGCTATACCATGCTATGTCCGACTGCGATATTTAATAGTAGAAACTGTAAACCCATTGCACCTTCATCATAGAGTAACAAGACACCCAATTGTATTAGAACACATGCTTTAGTAATTTGTCTTTAACCCAACTTCATGCAAATCCACACGACACCATCTCAGTGCTTAGTGCCTCAATTTACTTTAGGCCTTTTATCCCAAGTTTTTACAACATGTCACCATTTTGATATGTCTTCACTATATCACATCTATCCAAATGTTTTGTTCCTCTTCCTTTGGCTTTATTCACCTTTGCGCTCCTTTGAGCATACACTCATCTATCTTGTTTTTATCCTTGACATTCCCTAACTTTCCATAATTCGCACATATGACCTCACTCATTTGAGATGTCCAATACCTTGACTTGTATTGTGGCTTTCATCATCGGTTTCCACTATCTCAACTTGCAATATGCACTTCTCCATGACCTAAACAATTCTAGTTTCTTGATGCTTTATCATCATATTCTTTCATCCTGGCTTTGTCTTCAATCACTATTTGAAAACCCGATCTTGGACTTTCCTCTACTTGTGCTCCAAAGTTCCTCACCATCTATACAATAATTAGAGTCCATAGCATTTCGAATTCATAAGTTAACATAGTGATCCTATTAAGGATCTTAAATTTAGGACATCCCAATAAAGGTTCATATGATAAATTTCTCACAGTGGCCACTTGCATCGATACCATTTGAGCAAGCATTAGGCTCTAGATCACCTAGAATTGAATGTACTTTTaagtttaaaaatcaaaatgcataaataaaagCTTCTATTTATCATATTGTGGTCTTATGGATGGTAATTATAGATGTACATTCAGGTCAACTCTGTGTTCAGTGTGgcttatcatttaaataataaaatgttatcCATCACAAAGCACAAGACCTTCCTAGACAAGAATGGTATGCAAAGCACAAATGTAAAAAAGAAATGCTAGCTGAAGTATGTCTTGAAGcttaaacatttaaataaaagaatagcATGGTAAGGTCTGATAGAAAAGGGACATGGTAGACAAAGCATGTATTTTTCAAGCATgaacatttaaataaaagataacatGCTAATAAATTCTACCCCTAAGAAGATTTGCTAATAATTGGTTAAATATTTCAAGAAACTATTATATAGCTTTAGAGTATGCATACCTTGTTAATAAGAGTTCTCTGAGAAATTTTCAGAGACTCAACTTCTTCACTTGATTGGCTAGCTTGGATCTTGCTCTTTATTACCTCCaactatgaaaacaaagaaaaacattagGAGCAGCACAATGAAACATAACAGAATAAACCCAGTTAATGATCCccaacaacatcactctcctTACATCATTTACCAACAAGCAAATCGTATTCAGATTGTAATGAGTTCATCATTAGCAATATACAAAGGCTGATGTACATAACAGGTTTGTCATCATCTAAAGATGCACTCTAGAGGGAAATGAATGTAGCTGTGCATTTGAGTTTCTACtgagaaatgagaagaaaaaaaaatattaataaaaaaaaggcacCCAGTGTTAATAAAAGTGCAAATACTATGCTTCTATCACAAAAACATATTCACAAAGTACAATAATTCTTCGCAACAAGAGGAATTACCTCACGAAGAAGAAACCGGATTTGTTTGATGTCCTTCTCATCCAAGTCTAGGAAGACCTGAGAGATGCCAAAAGGAACTCACAAATACAAGTTCAATTCATAATACCTGCACAAGTTTTGCATGactaaaaccaaaataaaaggtAAAGAAATCCTGATGCAATGTACCAGAAGTggccaaatttaaattaaacaaatataagtTCATTCACAATCATAAACATGTGTTTCCTGTCTTTCGCCATTATATGAGAGGGATGATTTTTGGATGACCAATGATGTAAGGTGTTtttgctctttttctttttggatgaaATGTAGACAAGCCACAAACCCTCAACCATTGTGTTGGAAGGATTCAAACTCTCAACCTTTCAATTGGGagggaaatgaaatacaactcccCTGTTGCAGGGGTTGTACCAATGATGtaagagaaaaacaaacataaaacataaagattAGGCTTAAGTCTTTTATCAAAAGTCAATTTTGCCAAGACAATCTGAACTTTTTTGCTTATAATGTGAGTGAGGGGTGCTAAAAGTAGATTATTCTACTACAATACATAACAAGTAAATGTTCATCTAAGAGACTTTGAGAATAGAATAATGGATAAGTGTGAGCATAATTATAACAAAGAACAGACTTCATATAAAAGACTTATAAATATCATTCTATTTTGAGGTCATTCCATAGCCTGCATAAATTGATAATAAATCAATATCTTGTAATAAAATATAACCCAATACCAAAACAATACCTGCTGCCTACGTTTTACAGGAAGCTCTGATAGGACATCTTTCTTAAGCCTGCGTATCATTACAGTGGCTTTCATTAGATTATGAAGCTCTTCATGGTTGCTTGCCCCTTGATACAATCCAAAGACACCCTATAAGATAAAGCTTAAATTAATTCAGTAATATTACACAAGAATTTTTCATCAGATTATGAAGCTCTTCATGGTTGCATGTCCCCTGTACAATCCAAAGGCACCCTCGAACATTAAGCCCaaattaattcataattattaCACATAAATTTGTATAATTGAACTATCAATGAATACATACACCTTTGCAATATCGATTTCCATACTCATGAACATTCTTGTACACATCAGGATACAATGCTGCTAGCTGAAATTGGACAATTGGGAAAGAATTTGTAAACAGGACAAACAACATAAGATGCACTTTAGGCCACAAGTGGTAAATTGTCTGCCAAATAAATTACAGAAGTACCTGTTTGAATAATTCGATAGGACGGGATAAGGCAGGAGTTCCACTCAACAAAATTGTATATCGAGCTCGCTGTCattatgaattcatatttaaatCTTATAAGAGTAATATCTGAAACAAGTTTATCAAAAGTTCATCCTGCTTTCGTCATTAATAAAACACCACTGATTGTATGGTAGCAAGGCAGAGAAAAACTAACATTATTTAAACAATCAACCATATGATAGCATAACAATGCCGAATAAAATGCCTGGCAACTATGAAAAACCTTATGGTAGGGTAGCTaagatttaacaaaaaaaaaaaaaacagttataTGGATCTGCAAAATATCTTTCACTTACTAAGTTGATGTGgcacaaacaaaacacattCTAACTTAAACGAAGACATAACACATCACAATATTGCATAATTGTTTGCCAACTAAAGGGCTACTTTCTGCAATTGTAGACTTAACACATCACACTATTGCATAATTGTCTGCCAACTGAAGGGCTATTTTCTACAATTGACTAAATCTGTATGTATGCacatcaaaaaaaatttatcgaGCCAATCTGAAATTAGCACAGACCAAAATATTATGTCCAACATTCTATTCAACCACATGTTTGTTTCACATTATGAGGAAAATGCTAGAATTATAAAAACAAGATGCATATATCAAATACAAACTACATAACTGTGAAAAGTAAAGTATCATAAGACCTTCATCTTTAACTTAATTAACTTAAAATGGAAATACTTACATTTTGATCATCACTAAGTCAAGATGAACAAAAGATGTGCACAGAAAGACAAGAGAAAACCGATTATGAAATGTCTAACCTGCAAAATTGGCACAGATGCACTTGTTCTTTTAGCTTGAGCATTCTTCAGGAAATGTGATTCATCTGCAATCACAATCTGAGTAGAGATCATTACAACTATAAAGAAGGTAGTTATTCAAAGCCAATACCAAAGTAAGATAACTATCAGTACATCATGTATGAAAGTATGAGATGATACCAAATGCCTGCAACAATTTAGCAACAGAATTACAAATGTATGAATTACAACCGTCTGGATTGCAAACATGAATTCTCATGATAACCATGACACCAAATTCAAGGCAATTAAGCAAGGCTAGCTGGACAACAGTTTATTCTGGATGtgttaaacacacacacacacccaaaAAAGTTAAACACCGCTCACTTCAGAAGTTGAACTTTTGGATACAAGTACTGTTTCCAAATAATAATGTCATATGAGGTTTAAATGCCACTATCATGCAAATACTAATAGATAAACACGAACTTTACATCTGACGCACAGCACATGATGGCATGATGCTTCATCCTGAGTTCTACAACATAGGAAGCTTGATTAAATCAGTCAACTACACATGGGACCATATTATCCTAGTTTACAATTATTTCCTAATTTTGTGGCAGTCACATTTTACAGGTTAAGTCCAAGATTATCAAGAGCATAAAACATGtaaaattttggaaatgatgAAGTCCAATTTAAATTGGAACCTAACATGGACAGGCAGGAACAAGCAACTCACACAGATGAGATATTTTGATGAATCAAAAAAgtgtaaagaagaagaatacctTAAACTCTGAAGATAAAAGTATATTTTGTAACTTAGGAACTGCATCATAAGAAAGTATGTTGAATACACCATCTAAATTAGTTGTTCCTGTTTTGTTTAAGTACACTGTATAGAATCCTGCCTTGTTTGATCCTCCATATTGAGACAAAACAACCTGCGAATATAAACAAAGATATACCTACTttaaaaaagaggagaaaacaAATTCTGTTGAATGACAAAGCATAATCAGTAATCAATGATAAGCACAAGATTTGGGCAGAATGCCCAGGTGTGTTTTATGTCTTAACTATGAGAAACCAAAATTTAAACATCAGAATATTCAGACAAAGTATGTGTGGTAAAGCAATTTCATCAAACAGaagtataacaaaaatttagCTAAACTGATCAAAAGTATACATAGACCTCAATAATCATGCTATGGAAACAAAATAATGACAGCCAAAGATCAACTGTGCTACAAAATAACAAGGATTGATTATAGAAATGCCAGTTAACAAGTAAATCTTGCTACAATATCAAAAATCAGGAAAGCAAGGAAAATGGTTAACATACCAGTATATCTGCTGCAGGTATGTTAAGCCATTGCTGAACCATCTGCATAAGGTATTCAATAtcagaaaatatttatattaagaagGAATAAAGAACCGAACGTGGACTTCAGGAGgaatgagtgagaaaaaaaatctatatttagATGC from Dioscorea cayenensis subsp. rotundata cultivar TDr96_F1 chromosome 7, TDr96_F1_v2_PseudoChromosome.rev07_lg8_w22 25.fasta, whole genome shotgun sequence carries:
- the LOC120264550 gene encoding SWI/SNF-related matrix-associated actin-dependent regulator of chromatin subfamily A-like protein 1 isoform X1; translation: MQSWVIVGRKLCLPGPAQHLFKGHRGLYITRFVRELGREREGPAERMEDDDWGLSAEQLDFLEEDAIRKISEKKASIINPVKCSKSDGVPSTGVSSSDTLKGAESKNTSDLAKLSVRLYLHHTGVIAAKFSYNTLLVDAIRKVPRASWLGKERLWVFPISSLTAAKEVFSRIPHAVVEVHGLDPLVHRAVIAASAVPDLQGLYDTMPSYLESKLLPFQKDGVRFMLQHGGRALLADEMGLGKTLQAIAFTACIRDSWPVLILTPSSLRLHWASMVQQWLNIPAADILVVLSQYGGSNKAGFYTVYLNKTGTTNLDGVFNILSYDAVPKLQNILLSSEFKIVIADESHFLKNAQAKRTSASVPILQRARYTILLSGTPALSRPIELFKQLAALYPDVYKNVHEYGNRYCKGGVFGLYQGASNHEELHNLMKATVMIRRLKKDVLSELPVKRRQQVFLDLDEKDIKQIRFLLRELEVIKSKIQASQSSEEVESLKISQRTLINKIYNDSAHAKIPAVHDYLGTVIEAGCKFLIFAHHQPMIDSIHQFLIKKKVACIRIDGRTPSSLRQALVTDFQEKDSIRAAVLSIKAAGVGLTLTAATTVIFAELSWTPGDIIQAEDRAHRIGQVSSVNIYYLLANDTVDDIIWDVVQSKLENLGQFLDGEENTLEVSKSETSSSPAKQGTLDTYLKRCRGGADTFPEAKKPK
- the LOC120264550 gene encoding SWI/SNF-related matrix-associated actin-dependent regulator of chromatin subfamily A-like protein 1 isoform X2, with product MQSWVIVGRKLCLPGPAQHLFKGHRGLYITRFVRELGREREGPAERMEDDDWGLSAEQLDFLEEDAIRKISEKKASIINPVKCSKSDGVPSTGVSSSDTLKGAESKNTSDLAKLSVRLYLHHTGVIAAKFSYNTLLVDAIRKVPRASWLGKERLWVFPISSLTAAKEVFSRIPHAVVEVHGLDPLVHRAVIAASAVPDLQGLYDTMPSYLESKLLPFQKDGVRFMLQHGGRALLADEMGLGKTLQAIAFTACIRDSWPVLILTPSSLRLHWASMVQQWLNIPAADILVVLSQYGGSNKAGFYTVYLNKTGTTNLDGVFNILSYDAVPKLQNILLSSEFKIVIADESHFLKNAQAKRTSASVPILQRARYTILLSGTPALSRPIELFKQLAALYPDVYKNVHEYGNRYCKGGVFGLYQGASNHEELHNLMKATVMIRRLKKDVLSELPVKRRQQVFLDLDEKDIKQIRFLLRELEVIKSKIQASQSSEEVESLKISQRTLINKIYNDSAHAKIPAVHDYLGTVIEAGCKFLIFAHHQPMIDSIHQFLIKKKVACIRIDGRTPSSLRQALVTDFQEKDSIRAAVLSIKAAGVGLTLTAATTVIFAELSWTPGDIIQAEDRAHRIGQ